In the Pseudomonas orientalis genome, one interval contains:
- the recO gene encoding DNA repair protein RecO: MSQSPPPSQLAYVLHSRAYRETSALVDFLTPQGRLRAVLRSARGKAGTLARPFVALDVEFRGKGELKNVGRLESVGTSAWLNGDALFSGLYLNELLIRLLPAEDPHPAVFDHYAATLLALAEGRALEPLLRAFEWRLLDDLGYGFELTNDVHGDPIAADGLYRLQVDAGLERVYLLQPGLFQGAELLAMSEADWTAPGALSAAKRLMRQALAVHLGGRPLVSRELFRKP; the protein is encoded by the coding sequence ATGTCCCAATCCCCGCCTCCCAGCCAGCTTGCTTATGTGCTGCACAGCCGCGCCTACCGTGAGACCAGCGCCCTGGTGGACTTCCTCACGCCCCAGGGCCGCCTGCGCGCGGTTTTGCGCAGCGCGCGGGGCAAGGCCGGTACGTTGGCGCGGCCGTTCGTGGCCCTGGACGTGGAGTTTCGCGGCAAGGGCGAGCTGAAGAACGTCGGTCGCCTGGAAAGCGTCGGCACGTCTGCCTGGCTCAATGGCGATGCGCTGTTCAGCGGGCTCTACCTCAATGAACTGCTGATCCGCCTGCTGCCCGCCGAAGACCCGCACCCGGCCGTCTTCGATCACTACGCCGCCACCTTGCTCGCTCTTGCTGAAGGCCGTGCCCTGGAGCCACTGTTGCGGGCGTTTGAGTGGCGTCTGCTGGATGACCTGGGTTACGGTTTTGAACTGACCAACGACGTGCACGGCGATCCCATCGCTGCCGACGGTCTGTATCGCCTGCAAGTGGATGCGGGGCTTGAGCGCGTTTACTTGTTGCAACCCGGCCTGTTCCAGGGCGCCGAATTGCTGGCCATGAGCGAAGCGGACTGGACCGCCCCCGGTGCCTTATCCGCCGCCAAGCGCCTGATGCGCCAGGCCCTGGCCGTGCACCTGGGCGGGCGGC
- the rnc gene encoding ribonuclease III — MTVSLSRLERQLGYTFKDQELMVLALTHRSFAGRNNERLEFLGDAILNFAAGEALFERFPQAREGQLSRLRARLVKGETLAVLARGFGLGEYLRLGSGELKSGGFRRESILADALEALIGAIYLDAGMETAKERVVAWLASEIESLTLVDTNKDPKTRLQEYLQSRGCELPRYEVVDIQGEPHCRVFFVECEITLLNEKSRGQGVSRRIAEQVAAAAALIALGVENGHD, encoded by the coding sequence GTGACCGTTTCTCTCAGTCGTCTCGAGCGCCAGCTCGGCTACACCTTCAAGGATCAGGAATTGATGGTCCTTGCCCTCACACACCGCAGCTTTGCAGGGCGCAATAACGAGCGCCTGGAATTCCTCGGTGACGCCATCCTCAATTTCGCCGCCGGTGAGGCGCTGTTCGAGCGTTTCCCTCAAGCGCGCGAAGGCCAGCTGTCGCGCCTGCGCGCACGCCTTGTAAAAGGTGAGACCCTGGCCGTGCTGGCCCGAGGTTTCGGCCTGGGCGAGTACCTGCGCCTCGGTTCCGGTGAGTTGAAAAGCGGCGGTTTCCGTCGCGAGTCGATCCTGGCTGATGCCCTGGAAGCACTGATAGGTGCGATCTACCTCGATGCGGGGATGGAGACGGCCAAGGAGCGCGTGGTCGCCTGGCTGGCGTCTGAAATCGAAAGCCTGACGCTGGTCGACACCAACAAGGACCCCAAGACCCGCCTGCAGGAATACCTGCAGTCCCGCGGTTGCGAACTGCCACGCTACGAAGTGGTGGATATCCAGGGTGAGCCGCATTGCCGCGTGTTCTTCGTGGAATGTGAAATCACCTTACTGAACGAAAAAAGCCGAGGTCAGGGTGTGAGCCGTCGTATTGCCGAACAGGTAGCGGCCGCCGCAGCACTGATTGCCCTGGGCGTGGAGAATGGCCATGACTGA
- the lepA gene encoding translation elongation factor 4, whose amino-acid sequence MSDLSHIRNFSIIAHIDHGKSTLADRFIQMCGGLAEREMEAQVLDSMDLERERGITIKAHSVTLYYTAKDGIKYQLNFIDTPGHVDFTYEVSRSLAACEGALLVVDAGQGVEAQSVANCYTAIEQGLEVMPVLNKIDLPQADPDRVKEEIEKIIGIDATDAVECSAKTGLGVDEVLERLVKTIPAPTGNYEDPLQALIIDSWFDNYLGVVSLVRVRHGRVKKGDKILVKSTGKIHLVDSVGVFNPKHTATTDLKAGEVGFIIAGIKDIHGAPVGDTLTLSSTPDVDVLPGFKRIQPQVYAGLFPVSSDDFEDFREALQKLTLNDSSLQYTPESSDALGFGFRCGFLGMLHMEIIQERLEREYDLDLITTAPTVIFELALKTGETIYVDNPSKLPDLSSIEDMREPIVRANILVPQEHLGNVITLCIEKRGVQHDMLFLGTQVQVTYDLPMNEVVLDFFDRLKSTSRGYASLDYHFDRYQSANLVKLDVLINGDKVDALALIVHKDNAHYKGRQLTEKMKELIPRQMFDVAIQAAIGGQIIARTSVKALRKNVLAKCYGGDVSRKRKLLEKQKAGKKRMKQVGNVEIPQEAFLAVLRLDS is encoded by the coding sequence GTGAGTGATTTGAGTCATATCCGCAATTTCTCCATCATCGCCCACATTGACCATGGTAAGTCGACGCTGGCCGATCGATTCATCCAGATGTGCGGCGGCCTTGCCGAGCGTGAAATGGAAGCCCAGGTCCTGGACTCCATGGACCTCGAACGCGAGCGCGGGATCACCATCAAGGCCCACAGCGTCACCCTGTACTACACGGCCAAAGACGGTATCAAGTACCAGTTGAACTTCATTGACACCCCGGGCCACGTCGACTTCACTTATGAAGTCAGCCGCTCCCTGGCTGCCTGCGAAGGCGCGCTGCTGGTGGTGGACGCGGGGCAGGGCGTTGAAGCCCAGTCCGTGGCCAACTGCTACACCGCCATCGAGCAGGGCCTGGAAGTCATGCCGGTGCTGAACAAGATCGACTTGCCGCAAGCCGATCCGGACCGTGTAAAAGAAGAAATCGAAAAAATCATCGGCATTGACGCCACCGACGCCGTCGAGTGCAGCGCCAAGACCGGCCTGGGCGTCGACGAAGTGCTCGAGCGCCTGGTCAAGACCATTCCCGCGCCAACCGGCAACTACGAAGATCCGCTGCAAGCGTTGATCATCGACTCCTGGTTCGACAACTACCTGGGCGTCGTGTCCCTGGTGCGCGTGCGCCATGGCCGCGTGAAGAAGGGCGACAAGATCCTGGTCAAGTCCACCGGCAAGATCCACCTGGTGGACAGCGTCGGTGTGTTCAACCCCAAGCACACGGCCACCACTGATCTGAAAGCCGGCGAAGTGGGCTTCATCATCGCCGGTATCAAGGACATCCACGGTGCGCCGGTCGGTGACACCCTGACCCTGAGCTCCACCCCTGACGTCGACGTGCTGCCAGGCTTCAAGCGCATCCAGCCACAGGTCTACGCCGGTCTGTTCCCGGTCAGTTCCGACGACTTCGAAGACTTCCGCGAAGCCCTGCAAAAGCTGACCCTCAACGATTCGTCGTTGCAGTACACCCCGGAAAGCTCCGACGCACTGGGCTTCGGCTTCCGTTGCGGGTTCCTGGGCATGCTGCATATGGAGATCATCCAGGAGCGCCTGGAGCGCGAATACGACCTGGACCTGATCACCACCGCGCCGACCGTTATTTTCGAGCTGGCGCTGAAAACCGGTGAAACGATTTACGTCGACAACCCGTCCAAGCTTCCAGACCTGTCTTCGATCGAAGACATGCGTGAGCCGATCGTGCGCGCCAATATCCTGGTGCCGCAGGAACACCTGGGCAACGTCATCACCCTGTGTATCGAGAAGCGTGGCGTGCAGCACGACATGCTGTTCCTCGGTACTCAGGTGCAAGTGACCTACGATTTGCCGATGAACGAAGTGGTCCTGGACTTCTTCGACCGTCTCAAATCCACCAGCCGCGGCTATGCTTCGCTGGACTACCATTTCGACCGTTACCAGTCGGCCAATCTGGTGAAGCTGGATGTACTGATCAACGGCGACAAGGTGGATGCCCTGGCACTGATCGTGCACAAGGACAATGCGCACTACAAAGGTCGCCAGTTGACCGAGAAGATGAAAGAGCTGATTCCGCGTCAGATGTTCGACGTTGCGATCCAGGCCGCCATTGGCGGGCAGATCATTGCGCGGACCTCCGTCAAGGCACTCAGAAAGAACGTATTGGCCAAATGCTACGGTGGTGACGTCAGCCGTAAGCGCAAGCTGCTTGAGAAGCAAAAGGCCGGTAAAAAACGCATGAAGCAAGTGGGTAATGTGGAAATTCCACAAGAAGCCTTCCTTGCGGTGCTCAGGTTGGATAGTTAG
- the era gene encoding GTPase Era: protein MTDSTATRCGYVAIVGRPNVGKSTLLNHILGQKLAITSRKPQTTRHNMLGIKTEGNVQAVYVDTPGMHKGGEKALNRYMNKTASAALKDVDVVIFVVDRTKWTDEDQMVLERVQYVTGPLIVALNKTDRIEDKAELMPHLTWLQEQLPNAQIMPISAQHGHNLEALERVIAGYLPENEHFFPEDQITDRSSRFLAAELVREKIMRQMGAELPYQITVEIEEFKQQGKTLHIHALILVERDGQKKIIIGDKGERIKRIGTEARKDMELLFDSKIMLNLWVKVKGGWSDDERALRSLGYGDL, encoded by the coding sequence ATGACTGATTCAACCGCAACACGCTGTGGCTATGTCGCCATCGTTGGCCGCCCCAACGTGGGCAAGTCCACGCTGCTCAACCACATCCTCGGCCAGAAGTTGGCGATCACGTCGCGCAAGCCGCAGACCACCCGCCACAACATGCTGGGCATCAAGACCGAAGGCAACGTGCAAGCGGTCTACGTCGACACGCCGGGCATGCACAAAGGCGGTGAGAAAGCCCTGAACCGCTACATGAACAAGACCGCCTCGGCGGCGTTGAAAGACGTCGACGTGGTGATCTTCGTGGTCGACCGCACCAAGTGGACCGACGAAGACCAGATGGTCCTCGAGCGCGTGCAGTATGTGACCGGCCCATTGATCGTCGCGCTGAACAAGACCGACCGTATCGAAGACAAAGCCGAGCTGATGCCGCACCTGACCTGGTTGCAGGAACAACTGCCGAATGCCCAGATCATGCCGATCTCGGCGCAGCACGGTCACAACCTCGAAGCCCTGGAGCGCGTGATCGCCGGCTACCTGCCGGAAAACGAGCATTTCTTCCCGGAAGACCAGATCACCGACCGCAGCAGCCGCTTCCTCGCCGCGGAACTGGTGCGCGAGAAAATCATGCGCCAGATGGGCGCCGAGCTGCCGTACCAGATCACCGTTGAAATCGAAGAGTTCAAGCAGCAGGGCAAGACCTTGCACATTCATGCGTTGATCCTCGTCGAGCGTGACGGCCAGAAGAAAATCATCATTGGCGACAAGGGCGAGCGCATCAAGCGCATCGGCACCGAGGCGCGCAAGGACATGGAATTGCTGTTCGACTCCAAGATCATGCTGAACCTGTGGGTGAAGGTTAAGGGTGGCTGGTCCGATGATGAGCGGGCACTGCGCTCGCTGGGCTACGGCGACCTGTAA
- the lepB gene encoding signal peptidase I — MSLNFPLLLVIAVAVCGFLALLDLVFFAPRRRAAIASYQGSVSQPDAVVIEKLNKEPLLVEYGKSFFPVLFIVLVLRSFLVEPFQIPSGSMKPTLDVGDFILVNKFSYGIRLPVIDKKVIEVGDPQRGDVMVFRYPSDPNVNYIKRVVGLPGDVIRYTSDKRLFINGESVAEKLLGAEPNTLGSAELYQEKLGAVEHQIRKEMSRYRAMPDGQWKVPAGHYFMMGDNRDNSNDSRYWDDPNIPKDLLGMVPDENIVGKAFAVWMSWPEPKLSHLPNFSRVGLIR; from the coding sequence ATGTCGCTAAATTTCCCGCTGTTGCTGGTCATCGCCGTTGCCGTTTGTGGTTTCCTGGCGTTGCTCGATCTGGTGTTCTTCGCCCCGCGTCGGCGGGCGGCTATCGCGTCCTATCAGGGCAGCGTCAGCCAGCCCGATGCCGTGGTGATCGAGAAGCTGAACAAAGAGCCCTTGCTGGTTGAATACGGCAAGTCGTTCTTCCCGGTGTTGTTCATCGTGCTGGTGCTGCGTTCGTTCCTGGTGGAGCCGTTTCAGATCCCTTCGGGGTCGATGAAGCCTACCCTGGACGTGGGCGACTTCATCCTGGTGAACAAGTTTTCCTACGGGATCCGCTTGCCGGTGATCGACAAGAAGGTCATTGAGGTCGGTGACCCGCAGCGCGGCGATGTGATGGTGTTCCGCTACCCGAGCGACCCGAACGTCAACTACATCAAGCGTGTGGTCGGCCTGCCGGGCGACGTGATCCGCTACACCAGCGACAAGCGTCTGTTCATCAACGGCGAGTCGGTGGCTGAAAAACTGTTGGGCGCCGAGCCGAACACCCTGGGCAGCGCCGAGCTGTACCAGGAAAAACTCGGCGCGGTAGAGCACCAGATCCGCAAGGAAATGAGCCGCTACCGCGCGATGCCCGACGGTCAATGGAAAGTGCCTGCCGGGCACTACTTCATGATGGGCGACAACCGCGACAACTCCAACGACAGCCGCTACTGGGATGACCCCAATATTCCCAAGGACCTGCTGGGCATGGTGCCCGACGAGAATATCGTCGGCAAAGCCTTCGCGGTCTGGATGAGTTGGCCGGAACCCAAGCTCAGCCACCTGCCGAACTTCTCGCGGGTGGGGCTGATCAGGTAA